TTAAAAAACTTCTCACTAGAAGCAAGGAATTGCTGGCGCAAAGTGGCGAGAAGAAAGTTATTTTTAAAGCTCCGACCGGATCAGGCAAAACCATAATGACGGCGGAATTTTTGAAGCAACTCATTGACGACAAAGAGATCAAAACCCCGCTTTCATTTATTTGGACTGCTCCAAGAAAACTACACACACAAAGCAAGGAAAAGCTGGAAAAATATTATGAAGATACAAGAGCTTTGGAGTGTTCCGATTTTGAAGATTTGACCGACAAACAGATTGGTGAAAACGAGATTTTGTTTTTGAACTGGGAAAGCATCAACAAAAAAGATAAAAATACGATCGTTAAAGAAAATGAAAAAGAGTTTTATCTCGGCAAGATTATTGAGAACACAAAGGAAGAAGGACGAGAAATCGTATTGATTATTGATGAAAGTCATCACCACGCCACAAGCGAAATCTCGCAAGATTTAATTTCAGATATTGCCCCACGACTAACGATTGAAGTTTCTGCTACTCCTGTTATTTCAAATCCAGACGAGATTGTTTCTGTGCCTTTGGAAGATGTAAAACTGGAAGGTATGATTAAAAAATCAGTTGTTCTCAATCCAAACTTTAAAAATGTTTTATCCGGCGACAGCTTAAAAACCAAGCTTGCTGACGGAACAGATGCAATGGTGCTTGAAGAAGCAATAAAGAAACGAGAAGAAATTGCCAAGGCATACAAGGAAGCCGGAATTGATATAAACCCGCTTTTACTTATTCAATTACCTGACCGAAAAACACAAGCAGAAGATCAAGTTAAAAATGATGTTGTGCGTATTTTGAAAGATAAATACGGAATGACCACAGAGAACGGTAGACTGGCGATTTATTTATCTGAAGAAAAGGAAAATCTTGAAAATATCGCAAAAAATAATCACGAAACTGAAGTTTTGATTTTCAAGCAAGCAATCGCCTTGGGCTGGGATTGCCCTCGAGCTCAAGTATTGGTGCTTTTCAGAGATTGGAAAAGTCTCACATTTTCGGTCCAAACAGTCGGGCGAATTATGCGTATGCCCGAGCCAGACAAAGGACACTATAAACAAGAAATTTTGAATCATGGCTTTGTGTTCACAAATCTTGCTGATATTGAAATCAAGGAAGATATGGCAAGAAGCTATGTAACGATTTACACCAGCCAAAGAATTGAAAACTACAAACCGATTAAACTTGAATCAGTTTATCGCTTGCGACAGCGAGAAAAAACCCGTTTAAGTCCGAAGTTTATCAATATCTTTTTAGATGAAGCTAAAAAATACGACCTCGAAAAGAAAATTGAAACCAAAGGGCAAAAACTGGAACTGTCTTTAATTTCTGATTATGAAGCGGAAGGTGTTGATAAATTGGCAAATGAAGAAATCAAAGGTGATGCTAAAATCAACACAGAAAACGAAGCCGACCTACAAAAGCTCTATGACTTTTTCGTAAAAAATAATCTATCGCCTTTTTATCCCGAAGACCGCTCAATCGGAAGACTGAAAGAAGCGATTTATTACTTTTTCAGAATGCGCCTTGGCATGGAATACACCGACCGTTTTGCTGAAATCATCAATATTGTTCTAAGCCCGAAGAATAGCCAGCATTTTGTAAATGTTATTGATAGCACCAAAGAAAAATACATTGCAGAAACTCAAAAACGAGAGGCAGAACTGCAAAAGTTAGCCGACTGGGAATTACCAGAGATTTTGAACTATGGTGGAAACTTCACGGAGTTTGAAACTAAATTATCAGCAATGAAGCCTTTTTATTACGATAATAAATGGAAAACCGAAGAAGCGTTTATTAAATTACTTGAAAAATTAGATCAAATTGAATGGTGGTTTAAAAACGGCGACCGAGACGCTACATTTTTTGCCGTGCCTTATATCGAAAATGACGAGCAAAAACCTTTTTATGTTGATTTCATTGTGAAATTTAAAGACGGAAAAATTGGTTTATTTGATACGAAAAGCGGAAACACAATCAAAGACGCACGAGAAAAAAGTGACGGTTTGCAGGAATACATAAAAAAGCACAAAAACATTTCCGGCGGAATTGTGGCAAACACAAATTCAAAAGACTTTTCTGGTCGCTGGATGTGTTACAAAGGACAAGGGACAGAATTAAATCCCGATGACTTTTCTAATTGGGAACTATTGGAAATTTAAATATGGCAATTTTTATCAAAAAATTGACGATCCAAAATTATAAATGCTTTGAAAATGAGTCTATTACGCTTAGTGTTCCTAACGGAAACCGTGGAAGTGGATTAAATATCTTAATCGGTGAAAATGGAAACGGAAAAACATCAGTATTAGAAGCATTAAATTATCTGACTCTAAATAGTTTTTCTGCTGAAAACAAATTGAGCGTAAGTGATTTTTTCGACTTTCAAAAAGAAATAATAATTGAGGGTGAAACAGATGAATTTTCTTGTGGCTCGTCAATTGACGCTTACAAATTTAATTCATGGTCTTTTAAATCAAGCGGCATAGTTTTCTCGGCAAAAAATAGGGATACTAAAGAACGAGGGAAACTACTCTCTTCGCCATTTCAAATAAATAACCACTTTAAAAT
This genomic interval from Bacteroidales bacterium contains the following:
- a CDS encoding DEAD/DEAH box helicase family protein; protein product: MQLKNYQNTAIKKLLTRSKELLAQSGEKKVIFKAPTGSGKTIMTAEFLKQLIDDKEIKTPLSFIWTAPRKLHTQSKEKLEKYYEDTRALECSDFEDLTDKQIGENEILFLNWESINKKDKNTIVKENEKEFYLGKIIENTKEEGREIVLIIDESHHHATSEISQDLISDIAPRLTIEVSATPVISNPDEIVSVPLEDVKLEGMIKKSVVLNPNFKNVLSGDSLKTKLADGTDAMVLEEAIKKREEIAKAYKEAGIDINPLLLIQLPDRKTQAEDQVKNDVVRILKDKYGMTTENGRLAIYLSEEKENLENIAKNNHETEVLIFKQAIALGWDCPRAQVLVLFRDWKSLTFSVQTVGRIMRMPEPDKGHYKQEILNHGFVFTNLADIEIKEDMARSYVTIYTSQRIENYKPIKLESVYRLRQREKTRLSPKFINIFLDEAKKYDLEKKIETKGQKLELSLISDYEAEGVDKLANEEIKGDAKINTENEADLQKLYDFFVKNNLSPFYPEDRSIGRLKEAIYYFFRMRLGMEYTDRFAEIINIVLSPKNSQHFVNVIDSTKEKYIAETQKREAELQKLADWELPEILNYGGNFTEFETKLSAMKPFYYDNKWKTEEAFIKLLEKLDQIEWWFKNGDRDATFFAVPYIENDEQKPFYVDFIVKFKDGKIGLFDTKSGNTIKDAREKSDGLQEYIKKHKNISGGIVANTNSKDFSGRWMCYKGQGTELNPDDFSNWELLEI